A portion of the Pseudomonadota bacterium genome contains these proteins:
- a CDS encoding ABC transporter ATP-binding protein, whose product MLKLRNVCVKRGDFTLEVNELDLKPGYVLGVVGPNGAGKTTLLELLPGLTAPESGSVRFEGLDPRQNPVAVRSHLGYMTDDMPVFNLRIDRLLRTLSGYYPNWNDELVGRLLERFALDEKKSATSLSKGQATRLRLLLALAFEPALLVLDEPATGLDVSGRRALLESVLEVMRDDARSVIISSHQLADVERIADQLLVLHKGRVVRQGPTDALVGDERTLEEALVTWRAI is encoded by the coding sequence ATGCTTAAACTCCGCAATGTGTGCGTAAAGCGAGGCGACTTCACACTCGAAGTCAACGAGCTAGACCTCAAACCAGGTTACGTGCTGGGAGTGGTCGGCCCCAATGGCGCGGGCAAGACCACGCTGCTGGAACTCTTGCCCGGACTGACGGCACCGGAGTCGGGCTCGGTTCGCTTCGAGGGGCTCGACCCAAGGCAAAACCCAGTCGCGGTGCGTTCGCACCTGGGCTACATGACCGACGACATGCCGGTGTTCAACCTGCGCATCGACCGCTTGCTGCGGACGCTTTCGGGCTACTACCCCAACTGGAACGACGAGCTTGTGGGACGTCTGCTGGAACGCTTCGCGTTGGATGAGAAGAAATCGGCCACGAGTCTGAGCAAGGGCCAAGCCACGCGTTTGCGCCTGTTGCTCGCGCTCGCGTTCGAGCCTGCGCTGCTGGTGCTCGACGAGCCCGCCACGGGTCTAGACGTCAGTGGCCGGCGGGCGCTGCTCGAAAGCGTGCTTGAAGTCATGCGTGACGACGCCCGCAGCGTGATCATCAGCTCGCATCAGCTGGCCGATGTGGAGCGGATCGCGGATCAGCTGCTAGTGTTGCACAAGGGCCGTGTCGTGCGCCAGGGCCCGACCGATGCGTTGGTGGGCGACGAGCGAACGCTGGAGGAAGCGCTCGTGACGTGGAGGGCGATCTGA
- a CDS encoding GntR family transcriptional regulator, with translation MAEHSAPLPVALTEASGVPFYRQIVDQLGELIRSGQLEPGTRLPSVRELTQQLLVSLITVRRAYADLEQASLIVRKQGQGTFVAQDVGEACKERSLDEAREGLRQAVLRARQLGMSSGAQRAWLEEMLGGEHA, from the coding sequence ATGGCTGAGCACTCCGCACCTCTACCTGTCGCCCTGACTGAAGCTTCTGGCGTCCCGTTCTATCGCCAGATCGTGGACCAGCTCGGCGAGCTGATTCGCTCCGGGCAGTTGGAACCGGGCACTCGGCTGCCCTCTGTCCGCGAGCTAACCCAACAGCTCTTGGTCTCGCTGATCACCGTCCGCCGGGCGTACGCCGACTTGGAGCAAGCGAGCTTGATCGTGCGCAAGCAAGGGCAGGGCACGTTTGTGGCCCAGGATGTTGGCGAGGCCTGCAAGGAGCGGTCGCTGGACGAGGCGCGTGAAGGACTGCGACAAGCAGTGCTGCGCGCACGCCAGTTGGGGATGTCCTCGGGCGCACAGCGTGCCTGGCTTGAGGAAATGCTAGGAGGCGAACATGCTTAA